The following are from one region of the Nicotiana tomentosiformis chromosome 7, ASM39032v3, whole genome shotgun sequence genome:
- the LOC138896067 gene encoding uncharacterized protein, which yields MYGDNDNVDLVAREAVQLREKATRDAEEATLRDSQIAYEEERARRMAQNLPVGADEFGNIAPGQGRPLGDYARPVYNQGLSSVRPPPVAANNFELKQGLLQTLQNSCVFREKMNEDPNNHLMDFEEIMNTFQYNVEGPLMKKTPEEIVTILDELFEDANQWPYEFTERRRSNGVHQVDANTSVQVQLDAMAKEIRKLTLFSIQSENHATCDICGRGYPTHECQASTEEVNDVGNYNFNAMGQKHPDISWSSPGGTTNAWQQNNSRFQELLVLGISRGHSFNLNNQFSLGTLPADTEKNPKETVNAVTLRSGQVLKDPTPIHKEAALEKESGEELKIEDDKKTEKKKCKKEAEKKKKEKNSIRDESDDMSKHMPALPFPQKLYRENIDKQFERFLDMLKQVNVNLPFTEFLSQMPVYAKFLKEILTKKKKIEETLVVKLTEYCNAILQNKLPQKCGDHELVDQTTIIPEGIVEDILVQVDKFVFPVDFIVVKMEENKEVPLILGRPFLATSREILDIHDRKLILRVGDEVVTFEMNVEMG from the exons ATGTATGGAGAtaatgataatgttgatttggttgCAAGAGAGGCAGTCCAACTTAGAGAGAAAGCTACAAGGGATGCTGAAGAAGCAACACTTAGAGATTCACAAATTGCTTATGAGGAGGAGAGGGCTAGAAGAATGGCTCAGAATCTGCCCGTGGGTGCAGACGAGTTTGGAAACATAGCTCCCGGCCaagggagaccacttggtgattatgctagaccagtcTACAACCAAGGCCTATCAAGTGTGAGGCCACCTCCAGTGGCAGCTAATAATTTTGagctgaagcaagggttgctccaaacgCTTCAAAACAGTTGCGTTTTCAGagaaaagatgaacgaagatccaaacaatcatctaatggacttcgaagagattatgaacacctttcaatacaatg TTGAAGGTCCGTTAATGAAGAAAacaccagaggagatagtcactattctcGATGAATTgtttgaagatgcaaatcagtggccctatGAATTTACTGAAAGAAGAAGGTCAaatggtgttcaccaggttgatgctaacacatctgtgcaggtacaacttgatgctatggcgaaggagataaggaagctgaccttattTTCTATACAAAGTGAGAATCACGCAacatgtgatatatgtggaagaggataccctactcatgagtgtcaagcctcaaccgAGGAAGTTAATGATGTgggtaattataacttcaatgcaatgggtcagaagcaccctgatatttcatggagttcacctgggggtacaacaaatgcatggcaacaaaataactccagaTTTCAAGAGCTCCTGGTTTTGGGAATCAGCCGAGGCCACAGTTTCAACCTCAACAACCAATTCAGTCTGG GTACTTTGCCAGCTGATACTGAAaaaaatcccaaagaaacagtaaATGCTGTAACTTTGAGAAGTGGACAAGTGTTAAAAGATCCTACTCCAATTCACAAAGAAGCTGcgcttgaaaaagaaagtggggaggaGCTAAAAATTGAAGATGATAAAAAGACTGAGAAGAAGAAATGCAAGAAGgaagctgagaaaaagaagaaggaaaagaatTCAATAAGGGATGAATCTGATGATATGAGCAAGcacatgcctgctttaccttttccccaaaagctttaTAGAGAGAACATtgacaagcaatttgagagatttttagATATGCTGAAAcaagttaatgtaaatttgccatttACTGAATTTCTCTCCCAAATGCCAGTTTATGCtaagttcttgaaggaaatcctgacgaagaagaagaagatagaagagaccttagtggtcaagctcacagagtatTGCAACGcgatcttgcaaaacaaactcccacaaaagtgtggagaccATGAA ctggtagaccaaacaactataatacctgaggggatagtggaagatatcTTAGTtcaggtagataagtttgtatttcctgtagatttcatagtggtgaagatggaggagaataaagaggtcCCCCTTattttaggaagaccattcttagccaCGAGCAGAGAAATATTAGACATACATGATAGAAAGCTTATTCTTAGAGTGGGTGATGAGGTGGTGACTTTCGAGATGAATGTGGAGATGGGGTGA